In Vespula pensylvanica isolate Volc-1 chromosome 2, ASM1446617v1, whole genome shotgun sequence, the genomic window ttgaatgttTAGATTCTTCAATTAGAAccgaaactttttttataatatttgcatacatatatttcagttataaaattaatatttatataatacatataaatagacaaaatataatattcttgcAAGAGAAATTAGATAAAGACATTATTCCCAAGTATCATTTGAGGTTAAATGTACGGTACTACCTATCTCACATAAATGAGATATTGTATCTTGATGTGGATAACGTGGATGCCACCAATCTAAAACTTCGTAATCATTTACATAATTGAGTATAACTTGGTTTGTTAATGCATTTGGAAGATCTGATGTTCCAAATTCAAGCTGTAATCGCAAGTATTTAAGACCAGGCATTAATGTCACTGATAGTTTCTGTAGAATTAGTCCAATTACAAATGGTAATTTGCTATATTTTACAGATCTTAcctaaaattcaatttaaattaatatttgctattaaatataaactttatataatacatttaacgagaagaatacatacatgtaaaAGTTTACAACCTTCCTCTggatttctatttattttttctgctCTTTCAACGTCATTCATTTGCTCatgtatgtttttattttgttgtatcAAAGTACCATTGCATAttctcgatatttcttttaatttgaaaaagaaataccacCGATTAAGTCCTGtctggaataaataaatattaattaagatgttttaatatctttctttatcattgtattttattatttttatcaaactcCATTagacaaaatatataacatattcttatatttgaattttatggaagaaaaaaatatagtatgataaataattgaaatataaaaataacaatatactTTGTGCCACATGAGAGAACATTGTCTTTTAACAAGAGAATGTGGCTCTCTTTGCTGTAACTGTGATACATAGTTTGATATACTCCTCTCAGCAAAATAGGAATAATGCAATGTTCTAATGACACAAAGACGTAATTCATGGCGTAGTACCATCCAATGTGGCTGCAAGCGTTCTGGTATGCCAGGAACAAACTTGTAATAACtgcaataataatcattatgaGCACAcaatattctaaaaataaaaattgtatacagACATACGTCTTATATAGATGAAACCAAAATTTTGCAGTTGTAGTCACATAATAAGAAGATCTACAAATACAAGCAAATTTCCCTATAGCTTCTGGTTTAATATATTCTGATATTATAAACCATATGTCCAATGGATAATCAAtacctacaaaaaaaaagatattttaattcataagtttattatgaaaaaggatatataatcataattataaaaagtaatattcaaacatataatattcttatatttcaaacacatatttcatttgatatatatatatatatatatatatatatatatatatatatatatatatgataatatacatGATTAAATACTTACCATTACATTCTCTGATTTCTTCATTTGACTTTTTCTTCTGATTTCTTGAATGTTTCTTATGGAATAAATCTAATGGAAAAAGTTTcataaagttatttttatgtatatgtttttaaCTTATAAATACAGTTAAATTATTCAGAAATATGTTTGAAACTAATAAtacttttgtaaatataaatcctgcattattttttaattacacttATAATATTTCACCTTTGATAAAAGTTTTCTGTTTGGTTAGGCTCATTTCTGAAACTGTACCTGTAAGAAGAAAttgtatactttttaaaattacatctgaaaatatttgtaaacatcttatttttttatatttataaaaaaaaaaaatatttgacgtATATGTAATCAACATGCATTTATAGTACCTTATTTCAGAGAATTTATATTCGTCATAAATCGTCTTTTTACTAAGATTAATGTCTAAAATAGGAATTTGAGgttattaaacatattttagCTCGAGCCTTGTGTGGGTTTAATGATGaagacggaaaaagaaaattatccttCCCTTGATTTATCGCACCAAAATATATGCTTGTAGTACAATACCCTTCACGTAATATAGTACGTGTGTATTGAAGAAGTGAAACTTTACTCCATACTTGTCGCAATATTACGTattcaaatgataaaaatgcaTACACGTTCCGACACAGTATTCTTGAATATAATGTACAAATTCGCAATTGAAAATGTTACATTGATTTACATTTGGCAACATCGGaaaatatatgttgtataCATGTTGGAAAACATACTTATAGATATCGCCTAGAAATATATGACATAGTTTAATTGAAAAGATTCTGTATTATacttaattacaattttatattaatgagCGCACTTGCTATAGcatgtgtatgtttgtatgtacgtgtatatgctatgtatgtatgatacatGTTATATAAGCACTTTTCGTATTAGAAAAAGGATTATTACAagaattaacaattttattttatatctttataaatgttataatgtGAGAATATTACATGTCATATTTCTATTTGGTGTTACATATAATTGTTACATACTATACatctaaaataattatatctgaaaagcttaatttaataatctgtattaataaatcataaaaataaattaaatattttgcttAATATATGGTATATCATCATTACTATTTAATTCGTAATTcctaatgtaaaaaataaaattaagttatatgttgttaaagaaatatataaagtatatttattataccttctaaatcgatttttataaagattatatattttcctatTAGCATtctgatattatatatgtatatgtttatttttattttatcttttttcattgaaacttAAGATATTCATTCCTacttaagttatatatatatatatattgtacttgcaactatcaaaaatattgttcTAGTGTTACCATTGCAATCATTTGCAACTTTCCTTGTAGGTATGCACTTATTTCAAGAATAAGACTAGCTGATATCAGATAATGTAAAATAGTCCATTTTTTCAAAACAGCTTGCacgaaaacaataaatatttcataaggCTAGTATATAACATGCAATGACAACTTTTATCATAAGCGATTAAATAGTTTGATCActtaaaagtttcttttctcttctagatgactaaataatgttatataactTCAATAAGAAATGGATTTCATAGAAATTGTATACATTTGTATTGTTATGTTTGATTTGTATTCTTAAAAGCCTATTATTCGCTACTCACTCTATTCTATAACTAGCTAAAAGCAACTGAAAAATTATCAATCTATACAGACAGGCTTAAACATACATGATTTGTTGTATCACTAATAACTGTATCTTCACTATAATTTTTTAGTTACTGCCATTAAAAATCACCTTATTATAGCTAGATTAACAATAAAGAAACATATGATTATATAAGTAAGGCAACATGCTGTATTAAGTAAGCATATGCAACAGATCaagtgtgtgtgagtgtgtgtgtgcgcgcgcgcgcgtgtgtgtgtgtgtgtgtgatatgtatgtatgtatgtatgtatgtatgtatgtatgtatgtatgtatgtatgtatgtatgtatgtatgtatgtatgtatgtatgtatgtatgtatgtatgtatgtatgtatgtatgtatgtatgtatgtatgtatgtatgtatgtatgtatgtatgtatgtatgtatgtatgtatgtatgtatgtatgtatgtatgtatgtatgcatgtatgtatgtatgtatgtatgcatgtatgtatgtatgtatgtatgtatgtatgtatgtatgtatgtatctatgctACAGTAGTTTTTCTCcaatgaataaaaatctataaattgaTGTTATTCCATTGGAAAGTATAACAACTAAACAAtagatatcaatatatataacttgCTTCTTGACAGAtaactttaatttatatattttatatattttaacataaaaatatacatgttAATGCTTTTATACTGCATTGATgttatttcttctatatttaactaaaaagtaatatctataataacaaAGTGGTAATaacattatgtaaaaaaattaaaaatatatttcaattatttaaaacactaatataaatattacatgatccaaaattaattaataacagtaAAAACccattgcttttttttatgacAACGAATtcacaataaaagaaattactagaggaatttttaaattacatcaCATCGAATGATGATCCTAAAAgcgatgaaaatataaataataacgtaaaaaatggaaattacCTGTCCTGTTGCATTTTTTATACGTTCTAGTTAATATTCTATATGAAAACATAAACAATCAAATTACCAACAGATTTCATGTATAGACATAAAGTTTAATCTAtacaaaatgtaatataacatatattttacaacACACATTTTACTAACGCTagtgataatattttatttcgtatatatgaTACAACGCGTCGTGCTTAATGCAGAAACACAATAGATTTTACTCTTCGTGACATTAAAAATAGAgttcgtttttatttgaaaatttcattctacattttcttatgaaaataatgaagttaCATTTGTCGTGGAACTATTATGctgtctttttttaattttcgccTGTTCTATACTCTTTCATATCTCGCGCTTAATGAcatcattataaatatctttttaactACGGAAATATATAGTCGCCTATTATTGGTTAAGATTTTCGAGATATAGATGAGCCTTATTAGTTGAGATATAATAATGTCAcgttatataaacgatatcatAAACGTTGTGACAACTCATTAATGTTACGTCCCACGAAGAACGGGCCTCGGGAAAATAAACTCAAGGAGTTCCTGCTACGTGAGATTAATGTGCCTTTTTTAGCCTCACCTGCTGTATGCAGTTCTATGGCACGAGACTAGCACCCAACGGTATGCCAGACGACGTACGCAAGCCAATCAAATGACACCCACTTTTACTTTTGACAAATGAGAATGCTACGGTAATGTTTTACTTCTATTTCGGTGATGAGGATTAATTGACAAGAACTCGATGCTGGAATCCACTTCTTTTATTGAtgaattgaatatatttaccaCCGGATAGGCCGATTCCTTTCTCCTCGGCTCGATTGGCTCGATTCCAGAGAGAGTAGACTTGATTGGCGGTGAAGTCGCATAAAGAATTTGTCGATTGTGCTGCGGAGAACGAATTCTTCGATCGCGTTTAAGCGATTTGTAAATAGAAGTAGAATTGAAATTTGTCTCGATAAGAATTGGAAGAGTGAGTTGCTTCTGCAGACACAATCGGGATTATTAACTTAAACTGTTTTAATAATgctcaatttatttaatataataacaatagatgTAAGAATATATTCGGTTCAAgacaataaatc contains:
- the LOC122637943 gene encoding transmembrane protein 183B-like isoform X2, which gives rise to MSLTKQKTFIKDLFHKKHSRNQKKKSNEEIRECNGIDYPLDIWFIISEYIKPEAIGKFACICRSSYYVTTTAKFWFHLYKTYYKFVPGIPERLQPHWMVLRHELRLCVIRTLHYSYFAERSISNYVSQLQQREPHSLVKRQCSLMWHKTGLNRWYFFFKLKEISRICNGTLIQQNKNIHEQMNDVERAEKINRNPEEGCKLLHVRSVKYSKLPFVIGLILQKLSVTLMPGLKYLRLQLEFGTSDLPNALTNQVILNYVNDYEVLDWWHPRYPHQDTISHLCEIGSTVHLTSNDTWE
- the LOC122637943 gene encoding transmembrane protein 183B-like isoform X1; its protein translation is MLITYTSNIFFFYKYKKIRCLQIFSDVILKSIQFLLTGTVSEMSLTKQKTFIKDLFHKKHSRNQKKKSNEEIRECNGIDYPLDIWFIISEYIKPEAIGKFACICRSSYYVTTTAKFWFHLYKTYYKFVPGIPERLQPHWMVLRHELRLCVIRTLHYSYFAERSISNYVSQLQQREPHSLVKRQCSLMWHKTGLNRWYFFFKLKEISRICNGTLIQQNKNIHEQMNDVERAEKINRNPEEGCKLLHVRSVKYSKLPFVIGLILQKLSVTLMPGLKYLRLQLEFGTSDLPNALTNQVILNYVNDYEVLDWWHPRYPHQDTISHLCEIGSTVHLTSNDTWE